In a genomic window of Bacillota bacterium:
- a CDS encoding PAS domain S-box protein, with translation MKKQASGERYEHILGMISDCFTVVDENGSVAFASIGLDAIEKLRQDGVSSSPSANSKWKITTFDGRPIKKSELPLAKVIDTGKAVYGFNLAVERPGNSRLFLSVDAMPICDKDGNITNIVLSLRDITEHEQVKEALRASEKRLRDITSALGEGLFVLGKDGTLTFMNPEAEKLLGWTEKELIGKKMHDIIHCRKANGTVLPAYECPVLKVIRSGKTYRTHDDIFIRKDGSALPVAYITTPLIENGKLVGSVTSFHDITRRKLYERTIKESEERYRQLIETANEGVWVLGPDNKTVFVNNRMAEMLGYTADEMIGMSSFAFMDEEVQAVSKNRLRRRRQGIKEQFDFRFRRKDGTSLWVIMSASPLFDRDGNYIGSLGMVTDITNRKRIERALLESEERYRALFEDAADAILIMEAEGEDIGRIIAANQAAADMHGYTIEELLKLNIKDLDAPDEAAKVPERMKRILSGEKIKLEVMHRKKDGTEFPVEAHVHLLDIAGRRYIQAIDRDMTDSRNAKRLSDALNEINAAINSTLDVDEIMQKAIAESARALGADNASIAIKEGDEWFTRYKYGAGGVSANTRLTGDETKYIDIVIQTKETVVISDAYNDARVDPELMKRYGVRSIIVTPLAFKSEVIGILKLTFFSRTTFSDAQIDFINKLAASVSLALENARLYELEHRIARTLQENLIRPVPSLPALDVEVVYKPALGGEIVGGDFYDIFELDDQSIAMVIGDVSGKGIEAAGLTETIRSTIRTLAYIDPSPSFVLNRANQTLMRQLSNENFATAAFLTLDVATKDVRIASAGHPLPVLCGNDGCSLLNITQGFPLGSFNCSYVEYCLRLKKGQGLLLYTDGLVEARRGAELFGEERILVTIADMKVKDPCKAVHVLLKSANDFAQGKLVDDIALVAVRFSPSLYD, from the coding sequence TTGAAGAAACAAGCCTCTGGGGAGCGATACGAACACATATTAGGGATGATATCTGACTGCTTTACCGTTGTTGATGAAAATGGTAGCGTTGCTTTTGCCAGCATTGGGCTAGATGCAATCGAAAAGCTCAGGCAGGATGGGGTTAGTTCAAGTCCAAGTGCTAATTCGAAGTGGAAAATCACAACTTTCGACGGGCGGCCAATTAAAAAAAGCGAGCTGCCTCTTGCCAAAGTCATAGACACGGGAAAGGCGGTATACGGTTTTAATCTTGCGGTTGAGCGTCCCGGAAACTCGCGTCTTTTCCTATCGGTCGATGCTATGCCCATATGTGATAAAGACGGCAATATAACAAATATAGTCTTATCTTTAAGGGATATTACCGAGCATGAGCAGGTAAAAGAGGCATTGAGGGCTAGCGAGAAAAGGCTGCGCGATATCACTTCTGCGCTGGGAGAGGGGCTCTTTGTACTTGGTAAAGATGGCACGCTCACCTTTATGAATCCTGAGGCGGAAAAACTGCTGGGCTGGACCGAGAAGGAACTTATCGGCAAGAAAATGCACGATATAATTCATTGCCGAAAGGCCAATGGCACCGTGCTGCCAGCATATGAATGCCCTGTCCTTAAAGTTATAAGGTCCGGAAAAACATATCGCACTCATGATGATATCTTCATCCGCAAAGATGGAAGCGCGCTACCGGTAGCATATATCACCACGCCCTTGATTGAAAATGGTAAGCTTGTCGGCTCAGTCACATCGTTTCATGACATAACCAGGCGTAAACTGTATGAGCGTACTATTAAGGAGAGCGAAGAACGGTATCGCCAGCTTATTGAAACTGCCAACGAGGGCGTCTGGGTTTTAGGGCCCGACAACAAAACCGTATTTGTTAACAATAGGATGGCCGAAATGCTTGGTTATACCGCCGATGAAATGATTGGGATGTCCTCGTTCGCATTTATGGATGAAGAAGTTCAGGCTGTTTCGAAAAACCGCCTTCGCCGACGTCGCCAAGGTATTAAAGAACAGTTTGATTTTAGGTTTCGACGTAAGGATGGAACCAGTCTATGGGTAATTATGTCGGCAAGTCCGCTATTTGATAGAGATGGGAACTATATCGGTTCACTTGGCATGGTAACCGATATCACCAATCGCAAGCGCATAGAGAGGGCTTTACTGGAAAGCGAAGAGCGCTACAGAGCCCTTTTTGAAGATGCAGCTGATGCTATTTTGATTATGGAAGCCGAAGGTGAAGATATTGGCCGAATAATTGCAGCTAACCAAGCGGCAGCGGACATGCACGGCTATACAATTGAGGAGCTGCTAAAGCTTAACATCAAGGACCTTGATGCGCCGGATGAAGCGGCTAAAGTGCCTGAAAGAATGAAACGAATTCTAAGTGGAGAGAAAATTAAGCTTGAAGTTATGCACCGCAAAAAAGACGGTACAGAATTTCCGGTTGAGGCTCACGTTCATCTTCTGGATATTGCAGGTCGCAGGTATATACAGGCCATTGACCGGGATATGACTGATAGCAGGAATGCAAAAAGGCTGAGCGATGCTCTAAATGAGATTAATGCGGCCATAAACTCAACATTGGATGTTGATGAGATAATGCAGAAAGCTATAGCGGAATCAGCTAGGGCTCTTGGTGCTGATAATGCGTCAATTGCTATTAAAGAGGGCGATGAATGGTTTACAAGATATAAATACGGTGCTGGGGGCGTTTCTGCTAATACTCGATTAACTGGCGATGAGACAAAGTATATAGATATTGTAATCCAGACAAAAGAAACAGTTGTTATTAGTGATGCTTATAATGATGCAAGGGTTGATCCTGAATTGATGAAGCGGTATGGTGTTCGCTCGATCATTGTTACACCCCTTGCATTTAAAAGTGAAGTGATCGGTATACTAAAGCTTACATTCTTTTCGAGAACGACTTTTTCGGATGCCCAGATTGATTTCATTAATAAGCTTGCCGCATCAGTTTCGCTGGCGCTCGAAAACGCACGTCTCTACGAATTGGAACACAGGATTGCTAGGACTCTACAGGAGAATCTGATCCGGCCGGTACCATCTCTACCGGCTCTCGATGTTGAGGTTGTTTATAAACCGGCTTTAGGGGGCGAAATAGTCGGAGGAGATTTCTATGACATATTCGAGCTCGACGATCAGTCGATTGCTATGGTTATAGGTGATGTTTCCGGCAAAGGGATTGAAGCTGCGGGCTTAACAGAGACCATAAGAAGTACTATCAGAACGCTTGCCTATATAGATCCCTCGCCTTCTTTTGTACTTAACCGGGCTAACCAGACTCTTATGCGGCAATTATCTAATGAAAACTTTGCGACAGCTGCGTTTCTAACTCTTGATGTTGCAACTAAAGATGTCAGGATTGCAAGTGCGGGCCATCCTTTGCCCGTACTTTGCGGGAACGATGGCTGCAGCCTTCTTAATATCACACAGGGATTTCCATTAGGGTCATTTAACTGCAGCTATGTAGAATATTGTTTAAGACTTAAGAAAGGGCAGGGTTTACTTCTATATACCGATGGTTTAGTGGAAGCAAGGAGGGGAGCTGAGTTATTTGGCGAGGAAAGAATCTTAGTAACCATCGCGGACATGAAAGTGAAAGATCCCTGTAAAGCGGTACATGTACTGCTTAAATCTGCAAACGATTTTGCGCAAGGTAAATTGGTAGATGATATTGCATTAGTTGCTGTTCGCTTTTCGCCATCGCTATACGATTAA
- a CDS encoding lmo0937 family membrane protein, which produces MLKILWVLILILLGLWLLGAIFRIAGGLIHILLVIILVLIIINFLSGVFRRS; this is translated from the coding sequence ATGTTAAAAATTTTGTGGGTGCTTATTCTTATATTGTTGGGTCTCTGGCTCTTAGGCGCCATTTTCAGAATAGCCGGGGGTTTGATTCACATCCTTTTAGTTATCATACTTGTCTTAATAATTATTAACTTTCTCTCCGGTGTCTTTAGACGAAGCTAG
- a CDS encoding chemotaxis response regulator protein-glutamate methylesterase, with amino-acid sequence MEKIKVLIVDDSAVIRQLVKEILESDPGIEVVGVASDPIFAEKKLEKLKPDVITLDVEMPRMDGISFLKKLMKTNPVPVVMVSAHTDHHAAETIRALELGAVDFITKPKMNIAEGIEALREEIVTKVKAAARAKIRNKNTARPSDGEIHLAVSPAYSVDEVVSKGRIRAAEPKDKMDSVIVLGASTGGTVAISDLLQLMPVDSPGIVIVQHMPEKFTKAYADRINGIVDLTVKEAEDGDRVKMGLVLIAPGGKHMLLQRDKKGFYVQIKDGPPVNRHKPSVDVLFRSAANSVGKRAIGIILTGMGADGAKGMLELKEAGAFNIAQDEDSCVVFGMPKAAIEIGAVDKVAPIETMPALILGHAAGYRKPA; translated from the coding sequence ATGGAGAAAATAAAAGTACTAATTGTTGATGATTCAGCCGTGATACGGCAATTAGTAAAAGAGATCTTAGAAAGCGATCCTGGTATCGAAGTGGTCGGGGTGGCTAGCGATCCTATATTTGCAGAAAAAAAACTGGAAAAGCTAAAACCAGATGTTATCACGCTTGATGTTGAAATGCCCCGCATGGACGGCATTTCATTCCTTAAGAAACTTATGAAAACCAACCCTGTGCCTGTAGTTATGGTAAGCGCGCATACGGATCATCACGCTGCAGAAACGATTAGGGCTTTAGAGTTGGGCGCGGTCGATTTTATAACCAAGCCTAAGATGAATATTGCGGAAGGGATTGAAGCTCTAAGAGAAGAGATAGTCACAAAGGTTAAGGCAGCGGCCAGGGCAAAGATTCGCAATAAAAACACTGCCCGACCATCCGACGGAGAAATTCATTTAGCAGTCTCCCCAGCCTATTCTGTCGATGAAGTAGTAAGTAAAGGCAGGATACGTGCGGCAGAACCAAAGGATAAGATGGATAGCGTAATTGTGCTGGGCGCCTCAACAGGGGGAACCGTTGCTATAAGCGACCTGCTGCAGTTGATGCCGGTAGATTCTCCAGGGATAGTTATAGTCCAACATATGCCGGAGAAGTTCACCAAAGCGTATGCCGATAGAATCAATGGGATTGTTGATTTAACCGTAAAAGAGGCTGAAGACGGTGACAGGGTAAAAATGGGATTGGTTCTTATTGCACCGGGCGGCAAACACATGTTGCTGCAGCGTGATAAAAAGGGATTTTATGTTCAGATAAAAGACGGTCCGCCGGTAAATCGGCATAAACCATCAGTGGATGTGTTGTTTCGCTCAGCAGCTAACTCTGTCGGTAAAAGGGCGATAGGCATAATATTAACTGGCATGGGAGCCGATGGTGCCAAAGGCATGCTCGAGCTTAAAGAAGCCGGGGCTTTTAATATCGCCCAGGATGAGGATTCATGCGTTGTTTTCGGCATGCCGAAAGCAGCAATAGAAATAGGCGCGGTTGATAAAGTTGCGCCGATTGAAACAATGCCGGCCTTGATATTAGGACATGCCGCAGGATACCGGAAGCCAGCATAG
- a CDS encoding protein-glutamate O-methyltransferase, with the protein MNSKIVTQFNINDTEFDLLRKLIKEVSGINLSNQKKMLVVARLSKRLRALGMSSFTKYYNYVTKDPAGRQELNHLVNRITTNKTDFYRESHHFEFLQDVLLPQLYEEGIRSSNRRLRIWSAGCSSGEEPYTIAITLKEFFKGKLGWDIKVLATDLDTEMLDKAKKGIYDEQAVAPIPPEYLRDYFMRGTGANSGLYKVKDSLKDIIAFRKHNMVSDDLPAKNPFDIIFCRNVIIYFDEETKEKVINRFYDCLRSNGYLFLGHSESLIGCESQFKLVGNSICLKVD; encoded by the coding sequence ATGAACTCAAAGATAGTAACGCAATTTAATATCAACGATACCGAGTTTGATTTACTGCGCAAGCTTATTAAAGAGGTATCTGGTATTAACCTATCCAACCAAAAAAAGATGTTGGTTGTGGCTAGGCTATCCAAACGCTTGCGGGCTTTGGGGATGTCAAGCTTTACCAAATATTACAATTACGTAACTAAAGACCCGGCAGGGCGGCAGGAGCTCAACCACCTGGTAAACCGTATTACGACGAACAAGACAGATTTTTACCGGGAGAGCCACCACTTTGAATTTTTGCAAGACGTTCTGTTGCCGCAACTTTACGAAGAAGGAATTAGATCTTCCAACCGACGCTTAAGGATTTGGAGTGCCGGATGTTCTTCCGGTGAAGAGCCTTACACCATTGCAATTACGCTAAAAGAGTTCTTCAAAGGCAAGTTGGGCTGGGACATTAAGGTACTAGCAACCGATCTAGATACGGAGATGTTAGATAAAGCCAAGAAAGGTATTTATGACGAGCAGGCTGTAGCTCCAATACCACCTGAGTACCTTCGGGATTATTTTATGAGGGGTACTGGAGCCAACAGTGGCCTGTATAAAGTTAAAGACTCGCTTAAAGATATAATTGCTTTCCGCAAGCATAACATGGTCAGCGATGACCTGCCGGCAAAAAATCCCTTTGATATCATTTTTTGCCGCAACGTCATTATATATTTCGACGAAGAGACAAAAGAAAAAGTCATCAACCGTTTTTATGACTGTCTAAGGAGCAACGGTTATCTGTTTCTCGGCCATTCAGAATCACTTATAGGCTGCGAGTCACAGTTTAAACTGGTTGGCAATAGTATCTGTCTCAAGGTTGATTAA
- a CDS encoding chemotaxis protein CheW, translating to MDKLEKVNEAISKGTGDQFVTFTLEGEEYGVEILKVQEIIGYQGFTKVPNVPDFVKGVLNLRGSVVPVIDLRLKFSMKEKEYDKFTVILILEVKERIIGVIVDAVSDVVSLTEDDIQPTPDFSSGIRADFIASMGRKDDKLIIILDIDKVLSESELEVLEAA from the coding sequence ATGGATAAACTGGAGAAAGTAAATGAGGCCATCTCCAAAGGAACAGGTGACCAATTTGTAACCTTTACCCTGGAGGGTGAAGAGTACGGGGTTGAAATTCTGAAAGTACAGGAAATCATAGGATACCAGGGGTTTACCAAAGTCCCTAACGTTCCGGATTTCGTAAAAGGGGTTTTAAACCTGCGCGGCTCTGTGGTACCTGTAATAGATTTGCGCCTCAAATTCTCTATGAAGGAAAAGGAATACGATAAGTTTACCGTGATCCTTATCCTTGAGGTAAAAGAGAGGATCATCGGAGTCATAGTAGACGCGGTTTCTGACGTAGTTTCTCTTACAGAGGACGATATTCAGCCGACACCGGATTTCTCTTCTGGAATCAGGGCTGATTTCATAGCGAGCATGGGAAGAAAAGATGACAAACTCATAATCATCTTAGATATCGATAAGGTGCTTTCTGAATCTGAGCTCGAGGTTTTGGAAGCGGCATAG
- a CDS encoding HAMP domain-containing protein, whose product MKTFRMTVRNKLYLAFGSLIALMIISSIAIYITSESVVQANKVVIEHSEFATLMKTFQDQHGEWLNALARTVMFGAEFEKQLNPHECDFGKWYDSYIKSDEFKNEEAEMARLIQALGEPHRKLHEVGSKVIQNIDEGHKAAAIDIFRTQAEPAMEEIDGAYDELFNSIQKVKEENKKEAEASNRTQEILVIVITAIAALLGLAVALLLSRSIVTAVQKMVEALKTLAKGDLTRKVELDRNDELGEMARELNETIENLSSIVGNILVSSESVANAADQIAAGNQELSQRTQEQASALEETAATIEQMTSTVKQNAENAGKANRLAQGSVEMAQNGGKVAEETVASMNEVTEASKKIADIIDVINEIAFQTNLLALNAAVEAARAGEQGKGFAVVAGEVRNLAQRSAEAAKEIQELIQDSVDKIGKGNKLVEESGRTLKEIINSIQQVADTISEISAASQEQAAGIDQVNKAVTMMDDVVQQNAALVEESAAASEGLAMEAEELQRLMNTFTVTHDNSFKRDKAAGRQSKTSKAKLAAIHELPLKEEKPALAKAAGAEDIHADNPEEGFEEF is encoded by the coding sequence ATGAAAACGTTTAGAATGACTGTAAGAAACAAACTGTATCTTGCATTTGGATCCTTAATAGCACTAATGATCATATCAAGTATAGCAATCTATATAACAAGCGAGAGTGTAGTGCAGGCTAACAAAGTCGTTATAGAGCACTCAGAATTTGCAACTTTAATGAAGACGTTTCAGGACCAGCATGGTGAGTGGTTGAACGCCTTAGCGCGTACCGTTATGTTTGGTGCCGAATTTGAAAAGCAGCTCAACCCTCACGAGTGTGATTTTGGCAAGTGGTATGACAGCTATATTAAATCTGATGAGTTCAAAAACGAAGAGGCCGAAATGGCGCGCCTTATCCAGGCACTTGGTGAACCGCACCGCAAACTACACGAAGTTGGCTCCAAGGTTATCCAAAATATTGATGAAGGGCACAAAGCGGCCGCTATTGATATTTTCCGCACGCAAGCAGAACCTGCGATGGAGGAAATAGACGGCGCTTATGACGAACTCTTCAACTCCATTCAGAAGGTTAAAGAAGAGAACAAGAAAGAGGCCGAAGCCAGTAACAGAACGCAAGAAATATTGGTCATAGTAATAACAGCAATCGCAGCATTATTGGGCTTGGCGGTGGCATTGTTGCTCTCAAGGAGTATTGTAACCGCTGTTCAGAAAATGGTAGAAGCACTTAAAACCCTGGCAAAAGGCGATCTAACCAGAAAAGTCGAGCTCGACAGAAACGATGAGCTTGGCGAAATGGCTCGTGAGCTAAATGAAACAATCGAGAACCTCTCTAGTATAGTTGGAAATATACTTGTGTCTTCCGAGTCTGTTGCCAACGCAGCTGACCAGATAGCTGCCGGCAACCAGGAACTATCGCAGAGGACCCAGGAGCAGGCATCCGCTCTTGAGGAGACTGCGGCAACAATTGAGCAGATGACCTCAACAGTTAAGCAAAACGCTGAGAATGCAGGCAAAGCCAACAGACTTGCACAGGGATCAGTAGAGATGGCCCAAAATGGCGGCAAGGTGGCGGAAGAGACCGTTGCCTCAATGAACGAGGTAACCGAGGCCAGTAAAAAGATCGCAGACATCATTGACGTTATCAACGAGATAGCATTTCAGACCAACCTTCTTGCCCTTAACGCTGCAGTTGAAGCAGCTAGAGCAGGTGAGCAAGGCAAGGGCTTTGCAGTAGTTGCCGGCGAGGTGAGAAATTTAGCCCAAAGGTCAGCTGAAGCTGCAAAAGAGATCCAGGAGCTCATTCAAGACTCCGTGGATAAGATAGGAAAAGGCAACAAACTTGTTGAAGAGTCCGGCAGGACTTTAAAAGAGATAATTAACTCAATTCAGCAGGTTGCAGATACTATCTCAGAGATATCAGCCGCCTCACAGGAGCAGGCTGCTGGTATTGACCAGGTAAACAAAGCGGTTACCATGATGGATGATGTTGTGCAGCAAAATGCCGCTTTGGTTGAGGAGAGCGCTGCTGCTTCTGAAGGACTTGCCATGGAGGCAGAAGAGTTGCAGAGGCTCATGAACACGTTTACCGTTACCCACGACAACTCATTCAAGAGGGATAAGGCCGCAGGAAGGCAATCAAAGACAAGCAAGGCCAAACTTGCGGCTATACACGAGCTTCCGCTGAAAGAAGAGAAACCGGCTTTGGCAAAGGCGGCCGGCGCTGAGGACATACATGCTGACAACCCTGAAGAGGGTTTTGAAGAATTCTAA
- a CDS encoding chemotaxis protein CheA, translated as MDQSKLLETFITEATELIEDLEIDLVALEDSSDDDLINRIFRAVHTIKGSAGVVGLTTLSDFTHAVEGVLDFVRNRELEVSSELVSVLLRALDIIKSMVKVADEGGEDVDVREVQFIRDMLGQFLPGGQRQTDGQSKSSGNSSAEDKRSEYFEIYIKLSEDIFDTGTDPLMLLRELQELGEIVELEVDSSRLPDFHAIDIYKLYLNWRLIIKTDEPFSRIENIFIFVQDASEILIEDVSRYFKNGVDTRIADMKLGEILSDKGLVSKTDIDEALSKQPKIGELLVKSGKVSKEEVQEALEKQLKSREVQKATTIRVDTEKLDKLVNLVGELVIAVARVGQQQFCMGNGGKRTGQGAMESLERICRDLQEQVMRVRMVPVEGLFSRFHRVVRDLATDEGKIVRLELSGVETELDKNVIEQLSDPLKHLIRNAIDHGIEKPQDRIKLGKAEEAVIKLSAFQQEGNIIIEVSDDGYGIDHTAIVNKAIEKGLINPNDELDEEEAYQLMFLPGFSTAKSVTEVSGRGVGLDVVKQNIADLHGSVTVISTKGKGTTFRIKLPLTLAIIDGMNVKVGKEILTIPLLSIIESVRPKKEAVKTIEGRGEVIDARGEYLPLVRLHRIFNIETDKTDPTEALVVIVESGQRKFGILVDDVLGEQQAVIKSLEKNFRQVQGTAGATILGDGTVSLILDIHGLERLAFECSREHRLRELANEAA; from the coding sequence ATGGATCAAAGCAAGCTTCTTGAAACTTTTATAACGGAAGCGACTGAGCTAATCGAGGACCTCGAGATAGATTTAGTAGCACTTGAGGATTCAAGCGACGATGACCTTATCAACAGAATATTTAGAGCGGTACATACCATAAAAGGAAGCGCAGGTGTGGTGGGCCTTACAACGCTATCAGATTTTACACATGCTGTTGAGGGTGTGCTGGACTTTGTCAGAAACCGTGAACTTGAAGTCTCCAGCGAGCTTGTAAGCGTTCTATTAAGGGCTCTTGATATTATAAAATCTATGGTCAAGGTGGCAGATGAAGGCGGTGAGGATGTTGACGTGCGGGAAGTCCAGTTTATCCGCGATATGTTGGGGCAATTCTTGCCTGGCGGCCAGCGCCAAACCGATGGCCAATCTAAATCCAGCGGAAACAGCAGTGCTGAAGACAAAAGAAGCGAATATTTTGAGATTTATATAAAGCTTTCCGAAGACATTTTCGATACCGGAACCGATCCATTAATGTTGCTTCGCGAACTACAGGAGCTAGGTGAGATTGTTGAGCTTGAAGTCGATTCATCCCGTCTACCCGATTTCCATGCAATCGATATATACAAGCTGTACCTTAACTGGCGATTGATTATAAAAACTGATGAGCCTTTCTCAAGAATCGAGAATATCTTTATCTTTGTTCAGGATGCCAGCGAAATCTTAATCGAAGACGTTTCAAGATACTTTAAGAACGGTGTTGATACCAGAATAGCCGACATGAAGCTGGGCGAGATACTTTCAGATAAGGGTCTGGTTTCAAAAACAGACATCGACGAGGCTCTTTCCAAACAGCCCAAAATAGGTGAGCTGCTTGTGAAAAGCGGCAAAGTATCTAAGGAGGAAGTACAGGAAGCGCTTGAAAAGCAGCTCAAGAGCCGTGAAGTTCAGAAAGCGACTACTATCAGAGTGGATACTGAGAAGCTGGACAAGCTTGTTAACTTAGTCGGTGAGCTTGTCATTGCTGTAGCCCGGGTAGGCCAGCAGCAATTTTGCATGGGCAATGGTGGTAAACGAACTGGACAAGGTGCTATGGAGAGTCTGGAGCGCATTTGCAGGGATTTACAGGAGCAGGTTATGCGTGTTCGCATGGTTCCTGTTGAAGGACTTTTCAGCCGCTTTCACCGTGTGGTGAGAGACCTTGCAACTGATGAGGGCAAGATTGTTCGGCTTGAACTATCGGGGGTTGAGACCGAGCTTGATAAAAACGTAATCGAACAGCTAAGTGACCCGTTAAAACACCTAATAAGAAACGCTATCGACCACGGAATCGAAAAACCGCAGGATAGAATCAAACTGGGTAAGGCAGAGGAAGCTGTTATAAAGCTATCTGCTTTTCAGCAAGAAGGCAACATTATTATTGAGGTTTCAGATGATGGTTACGGCATAGATCACACAGCTATCGTCAATAAAGCCATAGAAAAAGGACTTATTAACCCGAATGATGAGCTTGACGAAGAGGAAGCCTATCAGCTTATGTTCCTGCCCGGATTTTCAACTGCTAAAAGTGTTACCGAGGTTTCGGGTCGGGGTGTGGGCTTAGACGTTGTCAAGCAAAACATCGCAGATTTACACGGCTCTGTCACTGTTATCTCCACGAAAGGCAAGGGCACAACCTTTAGAATCAAACTTCCCCTAACTCTTGCCATAATTGACGGTATGAATGTCAAGGTCGGTAAAGAGATACTAACCATTCCGCTGCTATCCATAATTGAATCAGTCAGGCCAAAGAAAGAAGCTGTAAAAACTATTGAAGGACGGGGTGAAGTGATCGATGCTCGTGGCGAGTATTTGCCTTTGGTGCGATTGCACAGGATTTTCAACATTGAAACCGATAAGACTGATCCGACCGAGGCTTTGGTCGTCATAGTCGAGAGTGGCCAGCGGAAGTTCGGTATTCTGGTCGATGATGTGCTGGGTGAGCAACAAGCTGTTATTAAGAGCCTGGAAAAAAATTTCCGCCAGGTTCAAGGAACGGCCGGGGCTACTATCTTGGGCGATGGTACGGTCTCGTTGATTCTGGATATACACGGCCTTGAAAGACTGGCGTTCGAGTGCTCAAGAGAACATCGTCTGAGAGAACTGGCAAATGAGGCTGCATAG
- a CDS encoding response regulator: MSKSVLIVDDSATLRASVKFTLSEAGYSVQEAVNGKDGLQKLQELQTKGDQVSLIISDINMPEMDGIAFIREVKRNLSFKFIPVLILTTESQESKKMEGKAAGAAGWLVKPFSNDQLIDVVKKFVR; this comes from the coding sequence GTGAGTAAAAGTGTCTTGATAGTTGATGATTCGGCAACTCTGAGGGCTTCTGTTAAGTTTACGCTCTCTGAAGCCGGCTACAGCGTCCAGGAAGCTGTAAACGGAAAGGACGGCCTACAAAAGCTACAGGAGCTGCAGACGAAAGGCGATCAGGTGTCGCTAATTATAAGCGATATAAACATGCCCGAGATGGATGGCATTGCTTTTATCCGTGAGGTCAAACGAAACCTTTCTTTCAAATTTATTCCTGTATTGATTCTAACTACAGAGTCTCAAGAATCGAAAAAAATGGAAGGTAAAGCTGCCGGCGCTGCAGGGTGGTTAGTTAAACCTTTTAGCAACGATCAGTTAATAGATGTTGTAAAGAAGTTCGTGCGGTAA
- a CDS encoding STAS domain-containing protein: MFEIKVMDGGDRVAVSGSLTIACLSDFYQDLTRIFNDGICTVLDCTGVVEIDTASVQTLMAFKKLSSELNRPVEFLMSDAMQETLSLLGLKKFFKTA, translated from the coding sequence ATGTTTGAAATAAAAGTTATGGATGGCGGTGACAGGGTGGCGGTTTCAGGTTCACTGACGATTGCGTGTTTAAGCGACTTTTACCAGGATCTCACCAGGATTTTTAACGATGGTATCTGTACAGTCTTAGATTGCACAGGTGTAGTTGAAATCGATACAGCTTCTGTGCAGACGCTTATGGCATTTAAGAAGCTGAGCTCCGAGCTCAACCGGCCGGTCGAGTTTTTGATGAGTGATGCCATGCAGGAGACATTGTCGTTGCTGGGCCTTAAGAAGTTCTTTAAAACCGCTTAG